The following are from one region of the Endozoicomonas sp. 4G genome:
- the sctV gene encoding type III secretion system export apparatus subunit SctV translates to MNPVIAGLNKLGQRNDLMLAAMLVAIVSLIILPMPTVLVDFLIALNMGLSFILMMTSIYLLSPLEFSSFPAVLLVTTLFRLALSITTTRLILLQADAGEIVYTFGNFVVGGNLIVGIVIFLIITIVQFLVITKGSERVAEVSARFSLDGMPGKQMSIDADLRAGSIEMEEAQKRRELVQKESQMYGSMDGAMKFVKGDAIAGLIIIFVNITAGVAIGTTMNDMTAGEALQLYAILTVGDGLISQIPALLISITSGIIVTRVSNEDSKDLGNEIGGQLLDKPKALLVGGVLLLGFALIPGFPTFIFLMLALMIGGGGYYLLRKASREMAQEAEGGIPAMAAATETAGDAKSRLDQQEEFTQTLPLIIDVPTSIQETLNTQMLNDELLKVRKALYMDLGVPFPGIHLRFNDSMADNTYSIMLQEVPVASGHFRPGYVFVRETIDHLEMLKIPYEQEEDFLPSLDTLWAEESQKERLEKNNVNYMDAPKILTFHLAHVLKKYAEEFIGIQETRYLLEKMESSFGELIKEVQRLLPVNKITEIFQRLVSEDISIRNLRSILQALVVWGHKEKEVVQLTEYVRSSLKRYISYKYSNGKNMLPVYLLDQDVEDTIRGGIRQTSAGSYLALDPSQSARFVENVKNTVGKIGHLEHKPVLITSMDIRRYVRKLLELEVYDLAVLSHQELTEEITVQPLGRISL, encoded by the coding sequence CCGTTGGAATTCTCTTCGTTTCCAGCGGTGCTTCTGGTAACCACCCTTTTCAGGCTGGCGCTATCCATCACTACCACCCGACTCATTCTTCTTCAGGCTGATGCCGGTGAAATCGTCTATACCTTCGGTAATTTCGTGGTGGGCGGCAACCTTATTGTCGGTATTGTGATCTTTCTGATCATTACTATTGTTCAGTTTCTTGTCATCACCAAGGGTTCTGAAAGGGTTGCAGAAGTCAGCGCCCGTTTCTCCCTGGACGGTATGCCCGGTAAACAGATGAGTATCGACGCTGACCTTCGTGCCGGTTCCATCGAAATGGAAGAGGCACAAAAACGTCGGGAACTGGTTCAAAAAGAAAGTCAGATGTACGGGTCCATGGACGGCGCCATGAAATTCGTAAAAGGCGATGCCATCGCAGGTCTGATTATTATCTTTGTGAACATCACCGCCGGTGTCGCCATTGGTACTACGATGAACGATATGACGGCAGGTGAGGCATTGCAGCTTTATGCCATCCTGACGGTGGGTGACGGTCTGATTTCTCAGATACCGGCTCTGCTGATCTCTATCACCTCCGGTATTATCGTTACCAGGGTATCCAACGAAGATTCCAAAGACCTGGGTAACGAAATTGGTGGACAACTGCTTGACAAGCCCAAGGCACTGCTGGTGGGTGGTGTTCTGCTGCTTGGTTTCGCACTGATTCCCGGTTTCCCTACTTTTATATTTCTGATGCTGGCACTGATGATTGGCGGGGGTGGCTACTACCTGTTGAGAAAGGCCAGCCGTGAGATGGCTCAGGAAGCCGAAGGCGGGATTCCGGCCATGGCCGCTGCCACTGAAACAGCCGGAGATGCTAAATCCAGGTTGGATCAGCAGGAAGAGTTTACCCAAACTCTGCCGCTTATTATTGATGTTCCCACTTCCATTCAGGAAACATTGAACACTCAGATGCTTAACGACGAACTTCTGAAAGTTCGAAAAGCTCTGTACATGGATCTTGGGGTTCCCTTCCCGGGTATCCACCTTCGCTTTAATGACTCCATGGCGGATAACACTTACTCCATCATGCTTCAGGAAGTTCCTGTGGCTAGTGGCCATTTCAGGCCCGGTTATGTGTTCGTTCGTGAAACCATTGACCACCTGGAAATGCTGAAGATCCCCTATGAACAGGAAGAGGACTTTCTGCCCAGCCTTGATACGCTCTGGGCAGAAGAAAGCCAGAAAGAAAGGCTGGAAAAAAATAACGTTAATTACATGGATGCCCCAAAAATCCTGACCTTCCATCTGGCTCACGTACTGAAAAAATACGCAGAAGAATTTATCGGTATCCAGGAGACTCGCTACCTTCTGGAAAAAATGGAATCTTCTTTTGGCGAACTGATCAAGGAAGTCCAGCGTCTTTTACCCGTGAATAAAATCACTGAAATATTTCAGCGACTGGTCTCCGAGGACATCTCGATCAGAAACCTGAGATCCATACTTCAGGCGCTGGTCGTCTGGGGTCATAAAGAAAAAGAAGTGGTTCAATTAACAGAATATGTCCGCTCATCATTGAAGCGATACATCAGTTACAAGTATTCCAATGGTAAAAACATGCTGCCTGTCTACCTTCTTGATCAGGATGTTGAAGATACCATTCGTGGAGGCATCCGACAGACATCGGCGGGCAGCTACCTGGCTCTTGATCCATCCCAATCTGCCCGCTTTGTTGAGAATGTCAAAAACACAGTGGGCAAAATTGGCCACCTTGAACACAAGCCTGTCCTGATCACATCCATGGATATTCGTCGATACGTCAGAAAGCTTCTGGAGCTGGAAGTTTATGATCTGGCGGTATTATCCCACCAGGAACTGACGGAAGAAATCACAGTACAACCCCTGGGTCGTATATCACTCTGA